ATAAAAATCGTTATTCATGGTGATTTTAACGTCAATAATATTGTTTATAACAAGGGGAAAAAAAAAATAAATTTTATTGATTTATACAGGTCTAGTCAATTTGATTATATTCAGGATGCGTCTGTATTTTTAGTTTCAAATTTTAGACTTCCAGTTTTTGAAAGAAGATTAAGGGATCGTCTTAACAGTCTCATTAAAGAATTTTATGGATTTTTTAAAGAATTTGCATCAGATAAAAAAGATACTACCTTTGAAATTAGAATGGCGTTAGCTCTTGCTCGATCGTTTTTTACTTCAGCCAGATTTGAGCTTAATTATTCGTTCTCGAAAAATATGGTGATGCGTGCCCATTATCTTATGGAAAAAATTGTGGGTTTTCAAGGTGAGTCATTTGAAAATTTTAAACTACCAGAATCGATTCTTTATTATTAGTTCGTAGATGTAATTTACGAGCTTCAGGAATTAAGGCCTCACACTAACATATCAATATTTCTATGATACAGAGTGTATCAGTTTAAATTAGTGATACACTCTGATACGTCGTTCAGCTCTCTAAGGCTAAAACTAAAGACTTAAAAAAAGTGTATTATTTAAAAATAGTAATAATATGACATTATAAATTTTCCTCCATCCCTTCTTTTATCCTTAATATAAAAAATAAATCGAGCGATAGCTATTTTTTATTGACATTAAATCTGTAATTAGTTTATTAACAAGCTTCAATAGAATATGAAGTAAATATTAATTTATGTGAATATAGTAAGTAAACTTTATGGGAGGTCATCATGGATTTTGGAATTTCAGAAAAAATGCAGGTAGTTCTTGAAATGGTTAACGAGTTTGTTGATAAAGAATTAATTCCTTTAGAGCCTGATTTTATCAATAAAGACTTCTTAGATATGCTGCCTGTTTTAAGGGAAAAAAGGGAAATGGTTAAAAAAATGGAGCTTTGGGCGCCAAATCAGCCAAAGGAATTAGGAGGTATGGGGCTTGATTTAGTAGAACATGGCCTTATGTCTGAAGCACTTGGAAGAACTCCTTTAGGCCATTACGTATTTAATTGCCAAGCTCCTGATGC
This region of Desulfobacterales bacterium genomic DNA includes:
- a CDS encoding phosphotransferase, with the translated sequence IKIVIHGDFNVNNIVYNKGKKKINFIDLYRSSQFDYIQDASVFLVSNFRLPVFERRLRDRLNSLIKEFYGFFKEFASDKKDTTFEIRMALALARSFFTSARFELNYSFSKNMVMRAHYLMEKIVGFQGESFENFKLPESILYY